Proteins encoded within one genomic window of Arachis ipaensis cultivar K30076 chromosome B08, Araip1.1, whole genome shotgun sequence:
- the LOC107612898 gene encoding sucrose transport protein SUC1 isoform X1, whose product MSSSNKNTIKNGDTHNSLQLELGSPVQPSPIWKLMAVASIAAGIQFGWALQLSLLTPYSQLLGVPHQWSSFIWLCGPISGMVVQPIVGYYSDRCTSKLGRRRPFILAGAAAVAIAVFLIGFAADIGHALGDNLTKKTRPRAVGIFVIGFWILDVANNMLQGPCRAFLGDLAAGDERKTRLANAFFSFFMAVGSVLGYGAGSIDSLHKVFPFTQTKACDVFCADLKTCFFFSILLLLSLTGLALFYVPDKQVLREKSGEEEDERSAAVVCFGEMLGALKGLKKPMLLLMAVTAINWSAWFAYFLYNTDWMGKEVYGGTVGNQAYKDGVQKGALGLLINSVVLGVMSLGVEPIGRAVGGAKNLWGIVNLILAAGLAMTVYISKVAMHQRHVNPNYIGHPSTGVQAGALSFFAVLGIPLAITFSVPFALASIYSSETGAGQGLSLGVLNLAIVVPQMIVAAISGPWDKLFGGGNLPAFVAGAVAAAVSGIMAIFMLPSTKQSEAAKAALPIGGFH is encoded by the exons ATGAGCTCCTCAAACAAGAACACCATTAAGAATGGTGATACCCATAATTCCCTTCAGCTAGAATTGGGGTCACCAGTGCAGCCAAGTCCAATATGGAAGCTGATGGCGGTGGCCTCCATTGCCGCCGGTATCCAGTTTGGCTGGGCTCTACAGCTCTCCCTCCTAACACCCTACAGTCAGCTTCTTGGAGTACCTCACCAATGGTCCTCTTTCATCTGGCTTTGTGGCCCCATTTCCGGCATGGTTGTCCAACCCATAGTCGGTTACTATAGCGATAGATGTACCTCCAAACTCGGCCGCCGTCGTCCTTTCATCCTTGCCGGCGCCGCTGCCGTTGCCATAGCTGTTTTTCTCATTGGCTTTGCCGCCGACATTGGCCACGCCTTAGGGGACAATCTGACCAAGAAAACCCGGCCACGCGCCGTAGGTATTTTTGTGATCGGGTTTTGGATCTTGGATGTGGCGAACAACATGCTTCAGGGCCCCTGCCGAGCATTCCTCGGTGACCTTGCTGCCGGTGACGAACGGAAGACGAGACTTGCAAACGcattcttctccttcttcatgGCGGTGGGAAGCGTACTGGGTTACGGCGCGGGGTCCATTGACAGCCTCCACAAAGTGTTCCCATTCACACAAACAAAAGCATGCGACGTGTTCTGCGCAGACCTGAAAACCTGCTTCTTCTTCTCGATCCTTCTGCTGCTGTCGTTGACAGGGTTGGCTTTATTCTACGTTCCAGACAAACAGGTATTACGTGAGAAGTCCggagaagaggaagatgaaagATCGGCCGCGGTTGTATGTTTTGGAGAAATGTTAGGGGCTTTGAAGGGGCTGAAGAAGCCCATGTTACTACTGATGGCAGTTACGGCAATAAACTGGTCAGCGTGGTTCGCATACTTCTTGTACAACACTGATTGGATGGGTAAAGAGGTATACGGTGGGACGGTTGGGAATCAAGCGTACAAAGACGGTGTCCAGAAGGGAGCTTTGGGTCTTTTGATAAACTCCGTGGTTTTGGGTGTTATGTCTTTGGGTGTGGAACCCATTGGACGTGCGGTTGGTGGCGCCAAAAACCTCTGGGGAATTGTCAATTTAATCCTTGCCGCTGGTTTAGCCATGACTGTTTATATTAGCAAAGTAGCTATGCACCAGCGCCATGTTAACCCCAACTATATTGGTCATCCCTCCACAGGCGTCCAAGCCGGAGCCTTGTCTTTTTTTGCTGTTCTTGGCATTCCTCTTGCG ATAACATTTAGTGTTCCGTTTGCATTAGCATCTATTTACTCAAGTGAGACTGGTGCAGGACAAG GTTTATCTCTGGGAGTTCTCAATCTTGCAATTGTGGTTCCACAA ATGATAGTGGCAGCAATTAGTGGGCCATGGGATAAATTATTTGGAGGCGGTAATTTGCCGGCGTTCGTGGCAGGTGCAGTGGCAGCTGCCGTAAGTGGAATAATGGCAATTTTCATGCTGCCTTCTACAAAACAATCAGAAGCGGCTAAAGCTGCTCTCCCCATCGGTGGTTTCCATTAG
- the LOC107612898 gene encoding sucrose transport protein SUC1 isoform X2: MSSSNKNTIKNGDTHNSLQLELGSPVQPSPIWKLMAVASIAAGIQFGWALQLSLLTPYSQLLGVPHQWSSFIWLCGPISGMVVQPIVGYYSDRCTSKLGRRRPFILAGAAAVAIAVFLIGFAADIGHALGDNLTKKTRPRAVGIFVIGFWILDVANNMLQGPCRAFLGDLAAGDERKTRLANAFFSFFMAVGSVLGYGAGSIDSLHKVFPFTQTKACDVFCADLKTCFFFSILLLLSLTGLALFYVPDKQVLREKSGEEEDERSAAVVCFGEMLGALKGLKKPMLLLMAVTAINWSAWFAYFLYNTDWMGKEVYGGTVGNQAYKDGVQKGALGLLINSVVLGVMSLGVEPIGRAVGGAKNLWGIVNLILAAGLAMTVYISKVAMHQRHVNPNYIGHPSTGVQAGALSFFAVLGIPLAITFSVPFALASIYSSETGAGQGLSLGVLNLAIVVPQMIVAAISGPWDKLFGGGNLPAFVAGAVAAAVSGIMAIFMLPSTKQSEAAKAALPIGGFH, encoded by the exons ATGAGCTCCTCAAACAAGAACACCATTAAGAATGGTGATACCCATAATTCCCTTCAGCTAGAATTGGGGTCACCAGTGCAGCCAAGTCCAATATGGAAGCTGATGGCGGTGGCCTCCATTGCCGCCGGTATCCAGTTTGGCTGGGCTCTACAGCTCTCCCTCCTAACACCCTACAGTCAGCTTCTTGGAGTACCTCACCAATGGTCCTCTTTCATCTGGCTTTGTGGCCCCATTTCCGGCATGGTTGTCCAACCCATAGTCGGTTACTATAGCGATAGATGTACCTCCAAACTCGGCCGCCGTCGTCCTTTCATCCTTGCCGGCGCCGCTGCCGTTGCCATAGCTGTTTTTCTCATTGGCTTTGCCGCCGACATTGGCCACGCCTTAGGGGACAATCTGACCAAGAAAACCCGGCCACGCGCCGTAGGTATTTTTGTGATCGGGTTTTGGATCTTGGATGTGGCGAACAACATGCTTCAGGGCCCCTGCCGAGCATTCCTCGGTGACCTTGCTGCCGGTGACGAACGGAAGACGAGACTTGCAAACGcattcttctccttcttcatgGCGGTGGGAAGCGTACTGGGTTACGGCGCGGGGTCCATTGACAGCCTCCACAAAGTGTTCCCATTCACACAAACAAAAGCATGCGACGTGTTCTGCGCAGACCTGAAAACCTGCTTCTTCTTCTCGATCCTTCTGCTGCTGTCGTTGACAGGGTTGGCTTTATTCTACGTTCCAGACAAACAGGTATTACGTGAGAAGTCCggagaagaggaagatgaaagATCGGCCGCGGTTGTATGTTTTGGAGAAATGTTAGGGGCTTTGAAGGGGCTGAAGAAGCCCATGTTACTACTGATGGCAGTTACGGCAATAAACTGGTCAGCGTGGTTCGCATACTTCTTGTACAACACTGATTGGATGGGTAAAGAGGTATACGGTGGGACGGTTGGGAATCAAGCGTACAAAGACGGTGTCCAGAAGGGAGCTTTGGGTCTTTTGATAAACTCCGTGGTTTTGGGTGTTATGTCTTTGGGTGTGGAACCCATTGGACGTGCGGTTGGTGGCGCCAAAAACCTCTGGGGAATTGTCAATTTAATCCTTGCCGCTGGTTTAGCCATGACTGTTTATATTAGCAAAGTAGCTATGCACCAGCGCCATGTTAACCCCAACTATATTGGTCATCCCTCCACAGGCGTCCAAGCCGGAGCCTTGTCTTTTTTTGCTGTTCTTGGCATTCCTCTTGCG ATAACATTTAGTGTTCCGTTTGCATTAGCATCTATTTACTCAAGTGAGACTGGTGCAGGACAAG GTTTATCTCTGGGAGTTCTCAATCTTGCAATTGTGGTTCC GCAGATGATAGTGGCAGCAATTAGTGGGCCATGGGATAAATTATTTGGAGGCGGTAATTTGCCGGCGTTCGTGGCAGGTGCAGTGGCAGCTGCCGTAAGTGGAATAATGGCAATTTTCATGCTGCCTTCTACAAAACAATCAGAAGCGGCTAAAGCTGCTCTCCCCATCGGTGGTTTCCATTAG
- the LOC107613971 gene encoding interactor of constitutive active ROPs 3: MQMQTPNTRNGSSEVSRKVSPRGRGMRQLRPSALYIDSASTLNQVHRTTSKDRSPKVIERRSPRSPAPERKRPSRIPELESQVSHLREDLKKVREQLSLSESCKKQAQQEAEESKQKLFALSLKLEESQQQVLSLTSANLEDSLTSSMIEISHCENSQTQFPESSDLELLNLKQNLAESLCIVKNMKNQLKDCKESSQAEPLVDETLRKLEAAKRTVEFLRADAAKSATEIDPSRTGNSLDSHVSKLATGLISSKIVHNGNLVDDHKHKHEAEKLEKQEGADQIGSEIQFLKSEVEKLRCAMETAETKYHEEQIRSTVHIRNAYELMEQMKLESSKRESQLEAELRRKKAEIEDLKGNLLDKETELQCIVEENEKLNARIEMNLSSQREHENELKMEIQRLHECVAEMKAEMMDKETTLESISEENEILKNMEFNKVLSESVAAEIEAAKAVERVAAVKLGIAMEEADRSNQKAARIAEQLEEAQALKSEMEAELRRLKVQCDQWRKAAETAASLLSTGKGKLTERSLSLDNKYNIPLMNNKYEPCCDDIIIDDDDDFQRKKYGNMLKKIGILWKKPHK; the protein is encoded by the exons AAATGGCTCCTCTGAGGTGTCTCGGAAGGTGTCCCCTCGCGGCCGCGGCATGCGCCAGCTCAGGCCTTCTGCGCTGTACATTGATTCTGCATCAACATTAAATCAAGTTCATAGAAcaacatcaaaggatagaagccCTAAAGTCATTGAAAGAAGATCACCTAGAAGCCCTGCTCCTGAG AGGAAAAGGCCAAGCAGAATACCTGAATTGGAATCTCAGGTTTCTCATCTGAGAGAGGATTTGAAGAAAGTGAGGGAGCAGCTAAGTTTATCTGAATCATGCAAGAAACAAGCTCAACAAGAAGCTGAggaatccaagcaaaaactctTTGCGTTGTCTCTCAAACTTGAAGAATCACAGCAGCAAGTTCTGAGCCTCACTTCTGCCAATCTTGAAGATTCCCTTACATCTTCCATGATTGAAATTTCTCATTGTGAAAACTCACAGACACAGTTTCCAGAATCATCAGATTTGGAACTACTAAACCTGAAACAAAACTTGGCAGAATCTCTTTGTATTGTGAAGAACATGAAAAACCAGCTCAAGGATTGCAAAGAGTCATCTCAGGCAGAACCTTTGGTTGATGAGACTTTGCGAAAACTCGAGGCTGCGAAAAGAACTGTGGAGTTCTTGAGGGCTGATGCTGCTAAATCTGCTACAGAAATAGACCCATCTAGAACCGGAAACTCCCTCGATTCGCATGTAAGCAAACTCGCAACCGGCCTCATTAGTAGCAAAATTGTCCACAATGGAAATCTTGTTGATGATCATAAGCATAAGCATGAAGCTGAAAAATTGGAAAAGCAAGAGGGTGCTGATCAAATTGGTTCTGAAATTCAGTTTCTCAAGTCTGAGGTAGAAAAACTGAGGTGTGCCATGGAGACTGCTGAGACTAAATACCATGAAGAACAGATTCGGAGCACGGTTCACATCAGGAACGCATATGAATTAATGGAACAGATGAAATTAGAATCAAGTAAGAGGGAGTCTCAATTAGAGGCTGAACTTAGAAGAAAGAAAGCTGAGATTGAAGATTTGAAGGGTAACTTGTTGGACAAGGAAACAGAGTTGCAGTGCATTGTGGAGGAGAATGAGAAGCTGAATGCAAGGATTGAAATGAACTTGTCATCACAAAGAGAACATGAAAATGAACTCAAGATGGAGATTCAAAGATTGCATGAATGTGTTGCTGAAATGAAGGCAGAGATGATGGACAAGGAGACGACACTTGAGAGCATATCCGAAGAAAATGAAATTCTGAAGAATATGGAATTCAATAAGGTACTGAGTGAAAGTGTGGCTGCAGAAATTGAGGCAGCTAAGGCCGTGGAACGCGTGGCGGCCGTGAAGCTTGGGATTGCAATGGAGGAGGCAGACCGGAGCAACCAGAAAGCCGCGAGGATCGCGGAGCAGCTGGAAGAAGCACAAGCATTGAAGTCAGAAATGGAGGCAGAACTTAGAAGGCTTAAGGTACAGTGTGATCAATGGAGAAAGGCTGCAGAAACTGCTGCTTCTCTGCTTTCAACAGGAAAGGGGAAACTCACTGAGAGATCTTTGTCTCTTGACAATAAATACAATATCCCTTTGATGAATAACAAGTATGAGCCTTGTTGTGATGATATCatcattgatgatgatgatgatttccaGAGAAAGAAATATGGTAACATGCTTAAGAAGATTGGGATCTTGTGGAAGAAGCCTCACAAATAA